The genomic region CCTCGTGCATCTTAAGAATGTTATTTTCGATGTATTCGACAGCCTTTTCAGTGTTGCTGATTTCCTTATCACCAATGTAACGCAGGAAATCTTCTGAGCTGTATAATCGTTGAATAAACACCGCATCTTGAGGCGTGATCATTCTTAATCGTAAACGTTCGGTCTCGACTGCCTGCATAGTGATATTTTCCTTGCTGAATACCATGTAAATATTGAGTTCTAGAGCTAAAATGATTATCCTCCACCGCCTAAACTAAATACAAGGCTATGCAGCAATGAACCGTAAGAAAAAAATTAATCAAATTCTAAAAAAGAAGCAGAAACAGGCGAATTCTAAACTGCATAGTAGCAACAAGCCTCGCTACATTTCTAAAGCTGACCGTGCAAAAATGGAAGCAGAAGAACAAGCTAAAGCAGCTCAAGAGCAGGCTGAAGGCACAGTCGAAACAACTGTTGAAGCTGAAGAGACAAAAACTGCAGAGTAAGTTTATACTCGCAGCCCTTGGTCTAGCTCAATACACAGAGCAGATGAACAAAAAAGCAGCCTCTATTTGGGCTGCTTTTTCGATCGAGCGGTTTATTAGCTCACTTACTTTAGCCATCTAACCTTTGAAAGGTTGCACTTCCCAACGAGCAAACGGTGCTTTTGCGTTTATTCCTGCTCTTCCCCAACGATCAACTGAATCCACAACCAAGATACGCTCATTCGGTACCAATGATTTAATCAAGTTGCTTGGCTTTTTCGCTGTGACTAACCAAAGTGCATCGTCTTCTGAAAACATCGCTTTTAGCTTCGCTTTATCTTCCTCTGCCCATTCCAGTTCGGCTTTGAACATGCGTTCTTCAACAAACAGTTGGCTACCAGACGCGAAATCTTCCAAGCTTTCTGAAAGTAGTAATACTGAATCCACGTCATTGTCGAGCAATACTGCTTGTTGCTTATTAATCAGCTCACGAACATCCAACATCACTCGTTGTAGGTTGCTATCAATCGTTTCAGCTTGTGTCGGCCACAACAACTTAAAGTCGTCAGCCACGATTGCTGCCATACGTGTTAAGTTGGTTGGGTTTAACCACGCATATTTAGACACATCACCATTCGATAATGTAAGGGCTGCAACGCCTTGTGCTCGTGGTGTAATGGCTTGAGCGGCATCAACCTCAACCAAACGGATATTGCCTTGTCTTGCGTATACAAACGTAGGGTCTGCTTGCCAGATCGATGACAACGTTACCGCAACGGTCGCCTTTTCGCCAGACTTAAGAACTTTGCTTGCACCCTTGGTAGCAAACCAATTTGGCAGACGGTCGATACCGTAGCGCTTGGGTGGCAGATACTCAGTCGTGATGTCAGTGCCTTTAGTTAGCTCCGTCGCTAATGCATAAGTCACAGGTGTACTCGTTAGAATATCTTCAGCATTCGCTTTAATTGACACCAACGAGCCAGCCATTAACACACTGCCAAGCACACCGACTTGAGCCGTTGCTTTGACTGAGCTCGAGATACGATTCATTAAAGAAGTCATGATTACGCCTTTCTTACAATTCGGTATAGCGTTGCTGCAAGGAAAAACGTTGCAGAAACAATGATGATAGAAGCACCCGACGGTACTGGCAATTTAAGTTCCATTGGTAATACCGTGCCAACCAAACACGCAATGGTCGCTAGCAATGCTGATAACAACACAAAGCTACCCATGCGCTTGGTTAATAGTCGAGCCGTTGCACCTGGAATCAATAACAACGCGCCTACCAAAACTGCACCCACAATCTTAACGGCAGCAATCGTGACTAACGTGATCATCATGACAAACAGGTAGTCGTAGAAACTGGTGTTGTAACCGCGAACCTTCGCAATATCAGGACTGATACAGGTAAGCAGGATACGGTTGAATGTCGGTATCAAAAGCAAAATGATGATCGCGCAACTGCCTGCGAGAATCGCTAAGTCTTGATCTGTTACCGTAAGGATCGAACCAAACAATACGTTCTCAAGCATGTGAATATTGATCTTACGAGCCACGTACATCAGTAACGCAGCACCCACTGCCAATGCCAGCGCTAGGAACACACCAACCAAGGTATCGTATGGCACGTTGGTTCGGTTTCTTACAAAGTGCAAAAGCAAAGCGAAAATCATACAAAAGCTAAACAGCCCAATGATCGGATTTTCTGGTGGCTCGCCAAGCAGAACACCAATTGCAATACCAGTTAATGCTGCGTGACCCACCGCCTCAGAGAAGAAAGCCAGACGCTTGGCAATCACCAAAGTACCCAGACCACCTAATAGAGGGCCAAGTAATAACGCTGCAACCAAAGCGTTTACCATGAAGGCATACATGAAGCTTTCTGATAACAGACCCGCTTCAACCCCAATAATGGCAAGTTGTCGTAACCAATCCATTACGCAACCTCCTTCGATTTGGTCATGGTAGAACCACTGCTGTAATGCTGAAACAAGCTCTCGATTTTGCTTGGGTGTAAAACTTCTTGATGCGGGCCACTATCCACTAAGAATCGGTTAACGACATGTACGTTCGCTTCAAGTCGACGAACTGCAGTAACATCGTGATGAACTGCTAGAATCGTTCGGCCTTCATCAACGCATTCACGAATTAGCGACTCCAGATAGCGAACGCCCTGCTCGTCCATGCCCGTCGTAGGTTCATCCAATACTAGTAAGCTCGGGTTATCCAATAACGCTTGAGCAAACAAAACACGTTGCTGCTCACCACCGGACAACTGTCCCATACGGCGGTCGCTACGAGTCGCCATACCAACGCGATCTAACTGCGCGAGTGCAAGATCCAATTGCTTAGATTTGCGACGCCAAAACAGAGGGATTCGCGTCTGATTTAGCAGAACAAAGTCCATGACCGTCAAAGGTAAGCTCGACTCGAATGTCGCTTTTTGAGGCACGTAACCAATACTTGGCTTTTCTGGCCAATGAATGTTGATCGCTCCAGAGAAAGGCGTCAATCCAAGTACCGATCTCAGCAAAGAAGTTTTGCCGCCGCCGTTTGGCCCCATGATCACATGACACTCGCCCGCTTTAAGTTCTAGCGAGATATCATCAAGAATCACATTGTTATCGTACTGCAGACCCAGTTTATTAATTGAGATTGATGGACCTAGCATTATGCGTTCCCGCTTTTAGCTTGGTTCGCCGCCGCAAATTTCATGGCTTCGATTAACGTCTCTAGGTTCTTCTTCATCTCAACTTCTACTTTATCGTCTTCATATTCGCCGTGGGTCATGTGAGAAAAACGGTAAAGTTGAACGCCCGTTTCCGCCTCAATCGTGTCAACAAAACGGTTTGGCATGTTCAATTCGTAAAACAGAACATCAATACCCGATGCGCGGATCTTCTCGATCGTCTCTTGAAGTTGGCTAGCACTTGGCTCAACACCGTGTGCAGGCTCGATTACCGCCGCGACATCAACACCAAACTCTTGAAGAATGTATCCATAAGCGTTGTGTGTAGTCGCAACCTTCATGCCTGATGTATCTAACTCACCTAATGACAACATCGCATCACGCTTCATAAAACGAAATTGCTTAGCGTACTTACGTGCATTCTTGCGATAAAACGCAGCGTTGTCTGGGTCGAGCTTAGATACTTCACTGGCAATGGTGTAAACCTTTTGAATGGTTGTCGAAAGCCCAACAAAGGTATGCGGGTTAACAGCACCCTGACCCACAGACTGACCAAGAGCCGGAAGTAAAGGCACTTCTTTGTTTGCTTCGATCACCACTAAGTCATCACGTTGCGCGGCTGAAATCACTTTAAGCGCGAAGTCATCATGACCAATACCGTTTACTACGATTGCATCCATTTGGCTCAATCGCTTTAAATCATTGGGTTGTGGTAAGTAGTTATGTGGGTTGAAACCTGCGTCAACCAAAGGAAGAATGTTCACTTTGTCGCCGACTACAGCTTTCACATAGCTGTAGTAAGGTTGAAGTGTGATACCAATCGTCAGCTTGTTACTGTCGACCGTGTATTCTTTTGCTAATGCATGAGGTGCCATAAACACCGCTAATAACGACATGAACAGGGTCATAATTCGCATAGTAATTCTCTTATTATTAGTGAGCATCGCTTTCATGATGCTGTTCAATTTCTGATTCGTTCACAACCATTTTCCAACCAGTAGACTCAAGCGTGTGTTGGTCAAAAGTTACTGGCTGTTTCGCTATGCCACCCAAAAAGATCCAGATTTCAGGAGAAATGCTGTTCGCGTTTAAAATAAAGGAATCCGCAGAACCATGATCGGTTGGCGTAGAATGCTCGCTTGGTGTCGCATACTCACTTGGAGTAGAGAAGTAATAACCACGTTCGTCCAGTACCCAAGCATGAGAACCTTTGCGCTTCCAACTCTGATCTTCTACAAATGGGGCAACCCATTCATCTTTAAGTGACGCTACACTCGGCCATTCACCATCTGAGTCCATGCGCAGGTCACGAATTTCTTCATGAGCCAAACGCAGCTCTGATAGCATCGCCAAATTTTCTTGTTCAACATCCGTCACTAAAATTTGATGGTCAAGTACGGCTTTTACGTGAGATTCCGCCTGATGAAATGGGATCGCGACAGTTGCAAAGCAAAGGATAGATACAATGATCAGCCCTACCCATTTGCCCTCTCTGCCGCCCGTGTCAGCACGTACGCTTTGAATTATCATTTTTCGCTGATCTCAACAACATCGACTTCAACGGGAAACTCATGGCCTGAATCAAACACAAGGTAGAACTCAGTGTCAGGATGTGGGAATTCAACGATAGAACGTTTATCTGTCATCTCTTTTGCAATCAAGTTGTCTTCGTAATCGTACATCTCAACCGCGTAATCAATCGCTTTGCTGCCATCGGAATAACCCGCTTCACAAGCAACGGTTTTGCCTTCAAACCAGCAACTCATCAATGGGAAGTGTGCTTGTGCAGGTAATGCAGCGAAACCAAGTCCCAATGCTAAGCAAGGAGTCATTAAAGCGTTAAATTTTGTTTTTATTGTCATGGTTTGTACCCTAGCCACAGTGCAAATTCTCAGTTATAAACTGAGCGATAAAGGGCTCAAATGAGCCCTTAAGTTTTTTGGTTCTTAATCAGGGCTCTAGCCCAAATATCACAGACTATTGAAGCAGTGCTTCGAATGTTAGGTGAACATTCGCGCTTGCTTTGTCCGCCAGTGGGTTGTCAATCAACTCACCTTTGTAGTTCGCCTTCATTACGTAACGACCCGCTACGTCTGGAGTAAACGTGATTTCACCATTCTCATCGCTCACCACGTCAATCTGCTCTTGGTGGTTGCGGTAAAGCGTACCTTCACGAGTGATTTCCGCTGTAACACCTTTCTGAACTTCACCGTTGTAGAAGAACTGGAATGTTACTGGTTCGCCTTCAATGATGTCTGAAGGGTGTGTAATAGGTTTCATTTCAAGTAGCTTGCCTTCAATTTTGAAGGCTGAATCTGATGGCTTACCTACTGTGATGTAGCTTTCAGCACGTGTGAAGCTGATTTGTGTTACCACGTCACGTGCCTTTTCTGGTAGTACTGAATCGCGCTCAGCCTTGTTTGCTTTAACCCACTTCACGGTGTCACGGCGACCCGCTTTGTATTGGGTGTAGTAAGACGGTTCGTTGTTGATCGCCACTTTGTGTGTACCTTCTTCTTCAAAATAGAAGTCGAAGATTGAACGACGCTTGCCGCGAATCACAAAGTTAGGGCGCTCACTGCGGCCATCTGGCATGATGACATGAGCATTTTCGCTGCCAGCAGGCTTATCAAAAACAAACGTGCCGTGAGAAGCAGTAACGTCGAACGTTAGCCAATCACCACCTTCTTTAGATACTGTGAAATGAGATGGCAGAATCCAACGTGGGTGAGCTTGTGCTGTTGTCGTTGCTGCTAAGCCAAATGCCATAACACCCGCTAGTGCAAGTGCCTTAATTTTTGTCTGTTTCATCATGTTCAATTCCATTATTTATAATTGTTAGCCGTGTCGCTCAAACTGAGCCTACGATGACGACTGTCTATTCTGTACAGTTTGCTTTTGCGATTCGTACCTACTACTTAGCGATGTAGTTCAGGGTGATTACACCCGTCTCTTCCGTTGCTTTTAATTCGTAAGACGCATTTGAATCTATGAGTGATACTTTTTGGCGAAGGTAGTTACGGCCACCGTGTTCACGAACCACTTCGATATGAACCGTGTACTCGCCTTGTTCTAACGTTTCACCGCTGTCGCTCTTACCATCCCAAACAAAACGGTACTGACCAGCAGGACGGGTTGCAGACGTCACAGCATCAACCAATTCACGATCGTAACGGCCAACCTTTCTCCACCAGCTACGTAGATCCTTAAGCCATTCGTCTTTTCCGACCCAAAGCTCAATGGTTTTCACTGATTTTCGCTCGCTGTTCTCTACCCACACCGCCACATAAGGACGTGCATACATAGAGGTATCTATTTTTGGAAGTTCAAAGCTGACATCCAGTTTTGCCGTATCAGGAATCGCTTTTGCCAGACCTAGGCTTGGTAAAAGAGATAAGGCAAGAAGCACCTTACTCCAGTTCATTTTTTTCATTTTTAACAACCTTATAAACCCGTTTAACCTTAAGTTCGTTCTTCAATCCGATTCGTCAATCGAATCAAACGTTAAGGCACGGCGACAAAATAGATAACAAGTGAGATTGCAGACCCAAGCACCGTCCATTTGATAGAAGTATTCAGCGTCTTTTTCTTAGGTAACAGTAAGCACACGCCGGTAAGCACAAAGAAGATCATCAATAGCGCGGTGATATCGATGAACCATTTCCATACTTCACCACTATTACGACCTTTGTGTAGATCGTTTAACAAAGCGATAACGCCGTAATTCGTGGTTTCGACTTCTACAAATTCAGACGTAACGTCAACAAAAACGGAAGCGTTGTAGCCTGGTCCTTTGAAGTCCATAGATACCTCACCGATGAGCAACTCACCGTCTTCAATCTCTGCGTAGATGTCCAAACCTGAAGCAACACCGGAGAGGTTAGCTTCTTCAAACAGAAACGTTTCAAAGGCTGTCTCGTCAGCTTTTAAACGCCCGTCTTGAACCGTAAATAAACTTGAAGGAAGCGTTAGCGTAGAGCGTTGGATATTGGGTTGGCTTGATTCAAATAACTCAGGTCGGTTCAGGGTGATACCGGTTACTGAGAAAAAAAGAACCACGAACAGAAGTGCCATAGAAATATAAACATGAAGTCGACGAGCCCATGACTGAACCGCCCTACTTTTTAACGACATACAAACCAATACCTATAAATTTTATGGCGACAATTTAGTTGATAATCATTCGTATTGGCATTCAATTTACATTGTTTACGTTTGCAGAGCAGCGTAAGGAAATTTACATAACATTACATGGGAAGTAATCGAACTGTATGCATATTCTTGCTAACGTGTACTAAAGGAATTTGATTCTTTCTATTAGAAGTTATCGATAACAGGGTCAAACCTCAAAAAAACCTCAATCTCATCATGCTTGATTGAGGTGGGTTTAAGGTAACAGTTGTGGCTTTAAGGATGGAAAGTTGGGACTATTTGATCGTTGGATCTGTTTGAAGATCATCCCAAACGATGATTCTTCGATTGATATCGATTTGTTAAAATCTGAACTAATCACTGCTTTGGTTATAGCTAATTAAGCTAAAAAGGAATTGAAATGCGTATTATTATTTTGGCTTTGGCTGCACTAGCAACAGCGTGTACCAACCAAATAACCAGCACGGAAGAGCATATTCAACAATACATCGGTTCAGACATAACCGATGTACAAGAACGTTACCTTACTGAGCGCTCACGTCCTATCAGCTTTTGGGAATCCAGAAACTTTGCTTGGGTTGAAACTCAAACAGCACTAGACAATGGTTATACCTTGCATGCCTTTAAAAACCCTTATCGCGACTGCACTATTAACTGGGTTGCGGATACCAGCGGTGAGATTCGAAGTGCAACGTCAAGCGGCGCGATGTGCGATCCGTAATCTATCAGTCCGATGAGTAAAACTAGACCAACCCTAGCCACCAAAATTACGAAATAAATTAAAAAAGGGTGTCATTTGAACCATCAAATGACACCCTTTTCTCTTGGTATCTGTCGTGCTATCAACAGTTAGACGTTGCCGTTATCACTGACTGTTCTTAGCTGAGTCAGGTATTTAATCCAACCTTTTGCTTCAGAAGAAGGTTCAATGTTATTCGCACGTTTAGCTTGAGCAAGAGCATTATCAAGATTCTTTAGCTTGTACCATGAACGTACTTTCGCTAAAGCAACATCGGCTTGCTTGTTCTTGTCTTTCACTTTATCCAAAACAACCAGTGCACGATCGTAGTAACCTTGCTGAACCAATAACTGAGCCACATTCCAATGATATTTCGTGTCTTTTTTAGACGCTAACGTCCACACTTCAATGGCACTGTCCCACTCTTTCGCTAGCTGCCAGTATGTGGCTTGCTCAGCCAGAAGTTGAACATCGCTGTTCGCATCATCTAATTTAGCGATCTCTTGTGCTGCACGCTCTGGAATACCACGTTTAGCATAAAGCTGAGCCAGTAATCTGCGGTCTGAGTTTTTCAGCTCTACACCTTGAAGATCAGCCAACGCAAGTGTGTTCAATGCATCGCGGTTACGTTCTAGTCTTAGCTGAATACCCACAAGTTGACGCCACCAGTTGTCTTTTTCTGGCTGAAGTTCAATCAGGCTTTCCAGAGTTGGAATAGATTGCTTCCACTGCTTTAACTGTAGTTGCGCACCCAGTTTTAGAGACAGAGGCGACAGTTCTGATTTTGCATTGAACTTGTCACGATTACCAATCGCTACTAGTACTTTTGACCAGTTCTCGATTTGGTATTCCGCTTGTGCAATTCGCATCCAAAGCACGTCTTTCTTTTCTGCCTCTGGCGCTGTTTTTACTAACTCGTAGTAATGTGGAAGTGCGTTTTTGAACTGCTGATCATTTAATAATAGATCGGCAAGCATACGCTTGGTTACCCAAGCTTGTTCATCCACCAGCAAATTAGTGTCTACCGCGTAAGTAAGCTGCTTAATAGCGGCATCCGTTTTACCGTCTTGCCAGTAGAAAACACCCAGCATGCGAGCCACGTACGCTTTGTCGTAGCCTTTAGAAAGCTCCAAGCCTGCAAGTACGTCAATGGCCTGCTTAACCTGTTCATCTTGAGCAAGCTTATGCGCCTTTTGAACACGAATAGCAGTATATTGGGTTAGCTCTTGTGCCTGTGTTGTAAGGGCCATTAACAACAAGCCCACTAATATCCATATCTGTTTCATCATTTTGCCAACTTAAACTCTAGTTTCACGGTTTGACCAACCTGAGCTATCGCTTTTCCATCGACGACTTTCGGTTGATATTTCCATTTTTTAAGTGCTCTCATCGCTTCACGTTCAAACATACGACGTGGGTTTGCGTCAGTGACTTGAATGTCAATTGGGCGTCCCGTTTCATCGATGGTAAAAGACATAATCACATGACCTTCAGCACCACGCTTAAGCGCTTTCGCTGGGTAACGAGGCTCTACTCGATACAAAGGCATTGCCTGTTGGTTTGACCCAAAATCAGAGAATGTCGGTGCGTTAATCGCAAGGCCATCAATGGATGTATTCAAATCCAATGATGGCAAAGAAGACATCGAGTTCAGAGGCGTAACTTCAGCTTGTGACTGAGATGTTTGCGCTTCTGGTGGTGGCTCTGGCATTTCTGGTTTTTCAGGGACGGCACGCTGTCTTCTTTGAACTTCTTGTTCTTGTTCCACCATCACCATGTTGAAACTTAACGTCTCGCTATCATCTGGTGAACGTTGGTGGCCATTGTCGACCATCCAAGCCATGAAAGAAAACAGTGCTAAGCCCAGTGCACCTGCTAGTGGTAAAGCAAGAAATAGGCGAATCATTTATAAAGATCCTCCAAGATCATCGCTTATCAGCAGCAAGCGCAATATTTTTAACACCCGCACCTTTCGCGGCGTCCATCACTTTAACAACCGTACCGTTATAAGCGTGTTCATCCGCTTGTATAACCAAAGAAGCATCAGGTTGTTCTAGCAACAAGTGTTCTAACGTCGCTTGGACACGTTCAACATCAACGACACGCTTATCAATAAAAATGTCATTCGCAGAAGTAATCGCAACAAAGATGCCCGCATCCTTTTGACTGACTACGTTAGAAGCTTGTGGGCGATTAACTTCCACCCCTGATTCACGAACAAATGAACTGGTCACAATAAAGAAAATAAGCATGATAAAGACAATATCAAGCATCGAAGTAAGGTCTATTTGAGCCTCTTCGTTTTTAGAATGACGTCGACCGAGTCTCATCGTTGACTCCTTAAAGATTTTTCTAATTTCAATTCTAAGCGGTTACACACTTTCGCTAAGCGTGCATGAACAAACATGCCCGCTAACGCTGCAACCATGCCTGCCATGGTTGGCAGTGTTGCTAACGAGATACCTGAAGCCATCAATTTAGGGTCGCTGCTACCTTGTGTCGCCATGACATCAAAAACAGAGATCATACCGGTGACGGTGCCTAACAAGCCCAACATCGGACAAATAGCGACTAACAGCTTAATAAAATTCAAGTTTTGGTTAAGCAAGATACTCGCTTGCCCTAACCAACCTTCACGAATGGCTTTGGCATGCCAAGAAGAGTGATCTTCTCTTTCATGCCACTTTGCTATCCAAGCTTGGCGTTGCTTAGGAAAGTAGAACGCAAGATAAAGTACGCGTTCCACCACAAGCACCCAATACACTAGGACAACAACCGCTAGCCACCACAGGACGAAGCCGCCCTGCTCCATAAAGCTTGATAAAGACAGCAGCCAGTCACTCGTTAACCAACTCGCTGGTAATAGAGAAGCCGACAAAATATCCATTACGCAGCAGTCCCAACTGGTGAAACAATAGCTTTTGATTCAACTGTCTTTTCTGCCTGCTCAGCTACAAGACCGATACCTTGTTTCTCAAGAATATTACGAATGTTTTCTGCTTGAGTGCTAAGAATGTTGTGTGCAAGTAAAAGAGGCATTGCCGCTACCAGGCCAAGTACCGTCGTTACAAGCGCCATCGAAATACCACCCGCCATTACTTTAGGGTCGCCATTACCAAACTGTGTGATCACTTGGAACGTTTCGATCATACCCGTTACTGTACCTAGAAGACCTAACATTGGAGCTAGTGCTGCCAATAGTTTAAGCATTGATAGACCTTTCTCTAAGTGTGTCTGCTCATCAACAACTGCTTCTAATAGACGTAGCTCTAACGCTTCAACCGTTTGATTTTGCTCTTTGTTGTACACCGCAAGAACACGCCCTAGAGGGTTTTTGCCCGCTTGCTCTGGGTTCTTAAGTTGTGCGCGAATTTTCTGACGAGCAATCGCTAGAGACACGCCACGAACCAATGCGATAATTAAGCCAATAGCCAGAAGACCAAGAATCACTTTACCAACTACACCACCCGCTTGTAGACGGTCAGTTAGGCTTGGCGTAAGTGCTAATTGCTCTAGCATAAATCCGCGAGAAGGATCGACAACCACGTTAGATACTTCGCCATTCGCTAACGAAGAAAGTGACGCTAACGTTGGACCATTTTGTGGTTGCTTAAGGTAAGCGATCGCATCTTCACGCTGAGTGTTCCAGCTAACATAGCCTTGCTCTGTCACAAGACCAATTGAACCTAGGCGGTAAGCGTCAACCTTGTTTGTATTGCCTTCACCATTAATGAATGCAATTTGAGATTTGCTAAGCTCAGAGCTCGCTTGAATCTGCTCAACCATGCTCATCCACAAACCAGAAAGTTGTGGCATTGATGGCAGGGATTTAGCATCGATAATTTGGTCAACGGTCGCTGTGTGCTCAGCGCGATCTACGCTGTTTACTGTTGAGCTAAGCTCTGCGCCCAGTTCTTTCGCGTTTTGACGAACGACACCGAACAATTCACCAAGGCTACCCGTTTCCAAGCGCAGTTTTTCTTCTAAACGAGCCAGCTTATTTTCGTTATCGCTGAAGGTTTGAGTAAGAACGTCTGTCGCGTTTTGAACAGATGTACGCTTGGCTTCAAGCTGAGCTTTGATCGCTTTCAGTTCTTGCTCTGTCTTTTTAAAGTCAGCTTCGCGCACTACGTTATGAGAAGCTTGAGTACGATTCTCTGATTTTACTTTGTTAACGAGCTGAGCCGTCGAGTCTGAAGCTGAGAAAGCAGAAAATGAAAGTGATGTAATACAAAGCAATGCTGCTAATGGTTTTAAGTTCATTACTTAACCTCCGCAACAGTTAGAGAAACAGGTAAAGTAATTAAGCTTGGTGCTGCTTGTTGGCTTGCAATGTCGTAGGCTTTATCTAGCTCCGATTTCATCGAAGAATCTAGCTCTTGCCATTGGTTTTGTGTTTGATTCCACGACCAGTATTGGCTGCCGTTTAAGTTACGAGCAACTAAAGAGATGCGACCTAGATGTAAAACGTCAGCTTCAATCGTTCTATCGCTGTTCAGTGCAACACGCCCCTGGTAAGCACCTAGCTTAATGCCATAGTCCATTTCGATTTGGTATGCTTCTAGGATACGACGGTACTTTTCAGCATCACTTACATCCGCACGAGTCATCATAGCTTGAAGCTTTTCAACTCTCTCTAGACGCTGCTCTTTCTTAATCGGCACGTCTTTTTCTACCAGCTGTTGCAGGCCATCGATCATTTGATACATCAAAGGCACGACGCCTTGACGCGTGTATTTAATTTCTTCGATCTGCCCTTCAATGCTTTGAGCTT from Vibrio gigantis harbors:
- a CDS encoding metal ABC transporter ATP-binding protein, yielding MLGPSISINKLGLQYDNNVILDDISLELKAGECHVIMGPNGGGKTSLLRSVLGLTPFSGAINIHWPEKPSIGYVPQKATFESSLPLTVMDFVLLNQTRIPLFWRRKSKQLDLALAQLDRVGMATRSDRRMGQLSGGEQQRVLFAQALLDNPSLLVLDEPTTGMDEQGVRYLESLIRECVDEGRTILAVHHDVTAVRRLEANVHVVNRFLVDSGPHQEVLHPSKIESLFQHYSSGSTMTKSKEVA
- a CDS encoding PepSY-associated TM helix domain-containing protein, which encodes MSLKSRAVQSWARRLHVYISMALLFVVLFFSVTGITLNRPELFESSQPNIQRSTLTLPSSLFTVQDGRLKADETAFETFLFEEANLSGVASGLDIYAEIEDGELLIGEVSMDFKGPGYNASVFVDVTSEFVEVETTNYGVIALLNDLHKGRNSGEVWKWFIDITALLMIFFVLTGVCLLLPKKKTLNTSIKWTVLGSAISLVIYFVAVP
- a CDS encoding metal ABC transporter solute-binding protein, Zn/Mn family — protein: MRIMTLFMSLLAVFMAPHALAKEYTVDSNKLTIGITLQPYYSYVKAVVGDKVNILPLVDAGFNPHNYLPQPNDLKRLSQMDAIVVNGIGHDDFALKVISAAQRDDLVVIEANKEVPLLPALGQSVGQGAVNPHTFVGLSTTIQKVYTIASEVSKLDPDNAAFYRKNARKYAKQFRFMKRDAMLSLGELDTSGMKVATTHNAYGYILQEFGVDVAAVIEPAHGVEPSASQLQETIEKIRASGIDVLFYELNMPNRFVDTIEAETGVQLYRFSHMTHGEYEDDKVEVEMKKNLETLIEAMKFAAANQAKSGNA
- a CDS encoding tetratricopeptide repeat protein translates to MMKQIWILVGLLLMALTTQAQELTQYTAIRVQKAHKLAQDEQVKQAIDVLAGLELSKGYDKAYVARMLGVFYWQDGKTDAAIKQLTYAVDTNLLVDEQAWVTKRMLADLLLNDQQFKNALPHYYELVKTAPEAEKKDVLWMRIAQAEYQIENWSKVLVAIGNRDKFNAKSELSPLSLKLGAQLQLKQWKQSIPTLESLIELQPEKDNWWRQLVGIQLRLERNRDALNTLALADLQGVELKNSDRRLLAQLYAKRGIPERAAQEIAKLDDANSDVQLLAEQATYWQLAKEWDSAIEVWTLASKKDTKYHWNVAQLLVQQGYYDRALVVLDKVKDKNKQADVALAKVRSWYKLKNLDNALAQAKRANNIEPSSEAKGWIKYLTQLRTVSDNGNV
- a CDS encoding DUF2986 domain-containing protein, whose product is MNRKKKINQILKKKQKQANSKLHSSNKPRYISKADRAKMEAEEQAKAAQEQAEGTVETTVEAEETKTAE
- a CDS encoding ABC transporter substrate-binding protein, whose amino-acid sequence is MTSLMNRISSSVKATAQVGVLGSVLMAGSLVSIKANAEDILTSTPVTYALATELTKGTDITTEYLPPKRYGIDRLPNWFATKGASKVLKSGEKATVAVTLSSIWQADPTFVYARQGNIRLVEVDAAQAITPRAQGVAALTLSNGDVSKYAWLNPTNLTRMAAIVADDFKLLWPTQAETIDSNLQRVMLDVRELINKQQAVLLDNDVDSVLLLSESLEDFASGSQLFVEERMFKAELEWAEEDKAKLKAMFSEDDALWLVTAKKPSNLIKSLVPNERILVVDSVDRWGRAGINAKAPFARWEVQPFKG
- a CDS encoding DUF4198 domain-containing protein, translated to MMKQTKIKALALAGVMAFGLAATTTAQAHPRWILPSHFTVSKEGGDWLTFDVTASHGTFVFDKPAGSENAHVIMPDGRSERPNFVIRGKRRSIFDFYFEEEGTHKVAINNEPSYYTQYKAGRRDTVKWVKANKAERDSVLPEKARDVVTQISFTRAESYITVGKPSDSAFKIEGKLLEMKPITHPSDIIEGEPVTFQFFYNGEVQKGVTAEITREGTLYRNHQEQIDVVSDENGEITFTPDVAGRYVMKANYKGELIDNPLADKASANVHLTFEALLQ
- a CDS encoding DUF6162 family protein, translated to MIIQSVRADTGGREGKWVGLIIVSILCFATVAIPFHQAESHVKAVLDHQILVTDVEQENLAMLSELRLAHEEIRDLRMDSDGEWPSVASLKDEWVAPFVEDQSWKRKGSHAWVLDERGYYFSTPSEYATPSEHSTPTDHGSADSFILNANSISPEIWIFLGGIAKQPVTFDQHTLESTGWKMVVNESEIEQHHESDAH
- a CDS encoding DUF2271 domain-containing protein produces the protein MKKMNWSKVLLALSLLPSLGLAKAIPDTAKLDVSFELPKIDTSMYARPYVAVWVENSERKSVKTIELWVGKDEWLKDLRSWWRKVGRYDRELVDAVTSATRPAGQYRFVWDGKSDSGETLEQGEYTVHIEVVREHGGRNYLRQKVSLIDSNASYELKATEETGVITLNYIAK
- a CDS encoding metal ABC transporter permease gives rise to the protein MDWLRQLAIIGVEAGLLSESFMYAFMVNALVAALLLGPLLGGLGTLVIAKRLAFFSEAVGHAALTGIAIGVLLGEPPENPIIGLFSFCMIFALLLHFVRNRTNVPYDTLVGVFLALALAVGAALLMYVARKINIHMLENVLFGSILTVTDQDLAILAGSCAIIILLLIPTFNRILLTCISPDIAKVRGYNTSFYDYLFVMMITLVTIAAVKIVGAVLVGALLLIPGATARLLTKRMGSFVLLSALLATIACLVGTVLPMELKLPVPSGASIIIVSATFFLAATLYRIVRKA